In Penaeus vannamei isolate JL-2024 chromosome 40, ASM4276789v1, whole genome shotgun sequence, the genomic stretch NNNNNNNNNNNNNNNNNNNNNNNNNNNNNNNNNNNNNNNNNNNNNNNNNNNNNNNNNNNNNNNNNNNNNNNNNNNNNNNNNNNNNNNNNNNNNNNNNNNNNNNNNNNNNNNNNNNNNNNNNNNNNNNNNNNNNNNNNNNNNNNNNNNNNNNNNNNNNNNNNNNNNNNNNNNNNNNNNNNNNNNNNNNNNNNNNNNNNNNNNNNNNNNNNNNNNNNNNNNNNNNNNNNNNNNNNNNNNNNNNNNNNNNNNNNNNNNNNNNNNNNNNNNNNNNNNNNNNNNNNNNNNNNNNNNNNNNNNNNNNNNNNNNNTTATCCATAACTGCATgggatttgtcttttttcttgtagCACTGATAGGTTAAGAGACAGGAGATTGAATAAGCCATTGTGCTTCATACCACTGATTATCATCTCAAGTCAGTCTGCATAAGGGCAACCCTGGGGGTATTAACACATCAGGTACTGGAAGCCTAGGGGTAGCTCAGCTAAATAAAGGTAGTGGAACTTTGGCTGTAATAGGAGAGGCTTAATGAATACTAACACTCtctaaaatatacacaaacacatataagatATTATATTCACACTATGATGAACAAAACAGTCATCTACTGAAATAAACTGTATCTAGTTTCCTTTGTAACTTCCTTCATCAAACTTCATTTTCCAAATTTATCTTCTTTAAATGAGTAAAATGAAATCTATGCAGCAGCATTGTAGTAAACCAATGTTTCTCCTTTTCTGACAATATCAGTGCAGCAGTTGATGGACcagccctttttttcttttgagtgaCCTACCTCAAGATGGAGTAGCATCTTAGGAGCAACTACTGATCCATTGAGACTCCTATCTTTATGAACTGTCTCTTCCCTTAGGAATACTAAACCAGTAACAACTTCCGGATTCATTATGAATACTGACATCCtctttttgtgtgcatgtttgtttactTAAGACAACAACCTCACCTCAGAGGGCTCTTTGGTGGCTTCAAACAGGGAGGCTATCCTTAGCGTCACCAACTTCTGATGCACTGTGTACTTAGACTTGGACAACCGCTCATGTAGGGGTGCTGGGGGTCTGGGTCCAGCAGGGGGAAGCTGGGCTCCCTCACCCATTGCCCCAGGGAAATTAGGTGCCCTGAGCACATTCCCTCCTGCTtgttcatcccctccctctcccaagaaCACCTGCAGATCCTCCATCTCCTCAACAAGCTCATCGATGAGGAGATTCTCCAGGATCTGCCTATCTTCATCCATCATCTGGCCAAAGCGATGCAGAGGCATAGCACCCTCCCAGCCCACATGTGGGTGCTCCTGGAACACAGGGTGGATGCTAAGGGTTTGCAGGTTGGGACAGTGATCCAAGATGAAGTGGACCTGCTCAAAGGAGTACTGCCGCATGAATGTCAAGCGTAGGTGTGTGACAGAGCTCAGACATGATATTTCATTGATGGGTAGGTCACTGAGAGAGAAGGCATCCACACGGTCAGCAAAGATGCGGCAAAACCTGGCCACTTCACTCTCAGTCCAGTAACCCTTCTGCAGCTCAACTGACTTAAGCATCTTAAACATTGGCACAATCTCCTCCAGATATCTCAACTCTAGCTCAGCATCATTTGGAACATCACACACACTGTCAACAAACTTTGCTttagataaatatagatctaTATGGCTGTCAGATCTGTTGTTCTTGACATTCCAGAGCTGGCGAAACTTAGACAGGATCCTTCTGGTGAGGCCTGTGTGCTTCCCAAAGCTGGAGAGCTGTGGCTGCAGCACCAGAGCCAAGATGTACACATCATGCAATACCTCTTCCTCAAAATACAATTCATCTAGATCCAGCTTTTTCAAGTTGGGGAATTGCAACACAAACTTGTCACGGAAGTCCTTTTCTTGGGCAAAGCGGGTGAGGATTCCTGAGGGATTTCTAGGATCAGATGGCGAGGGAATCCCAAAGAGGATGGGCCAGATATCCTTTTCCAGCACCGTGACCTCCATGCGCGGCTCCAGAAAGCACAAGGATTCTAACTTGGGGCAGTGTGCACTCAGAGCCAGGAGCACTGAAGGGGTTCCATTATACTGCAATCCATAAAAAGAGGCATTAACATAACCTTAGTAATAGCAATCAAAGCAACAAAAACCTCAGAACTTATAATCAATCCCAATTTCCTCATTAACACAaattatttccctcccttccatc encodes the following:
- the LOC113816134 gene encoding uncharacterized protein (The sequence of the model RefSeq protein was modified relative to this genomic sequence to represent the inferred CDS: added 387 bases not found in genome assembly), whose translation is MRPGSLHRACGWRIARSLITAVWQLSIIEVDERNHLISVLKWFIEQYGEVLFSRVMQDQLYKNLISGLRSRHNPPIYLTSMLVLCPKVTIDQIAVIEDHNGLPPPVAGTGLDITSEECRAILDVLSDLRQGWNGSKSLPFARQNGESYHLPTKTLVLEGVYFHDPDFLPLLFREMPDLRHIELQYNGTPSVLLALSAHCPKLESLCFLEPRMEVTVLEKDIWPILFGIPSPSDPRNPSGILTRFAQEKDFRDKFVLQFPNLKKLDLDELYFEEEVLHDVYILALVLQPQLSSFGKHTGLTRRILSKFRQLWNVKNNRSDSHIDLYLSKAKFVDSVCDVPNDAELELRYLEEIVPMFKMLKSVELQKGYWTESEVARFCRIFADRVDAFSLSDLPINEISCLSSVTHLRLTFMRQYSFEQVHFILDHCPNLQTLSIHPVFQEHPHVGWEGAMPLHRFGQMMDEDRQILENLLIDELVEEMEDLQVFLGEGGDEQAGGNVLRAPNFPGAMGEGAQLPPAGPRPPAPLHERLSKSKYTVHQKLVTLRIASLFEATKEPSEAFLSSLLERLPNLRNLCLGMWMGALSHRRNHLTCTGNALVNVVTSSQNSKPLLANLEQLCCLPSGTEQTMCLSLARLADALPSLRTLVVPALDTFLLTPTLRFFQHTSIDIQHKCATDQVFSHWEPEH